The following proteins come from a genomic window of Macadamia integrifolia cultivar HAES 741 unplaced genomic scaffold, SCU_Mint_v3 scaffold2125, whole genome shotgun sequence:
- the LOC122065815 gene encoding zinc finger BED domain-containing protein RICESLEEPER 2-like isoform X1, which yields MPLPHTGANICEIASNMLLDWGIEKKLFSITLDNAGANLCFIEHLKKSLVLKKTLLCSGEFFHNRCCAHILNLIVQDGLKCIDESVHFVRSSVAYVKASQARKVKFLECCKQLDIPSQKGLHGNVSTRWNSTYHMLDSAIVYQTAFQQLELVDKNFKVCPSNEDWKKIEHLCSFLKPFNDITELLSGSKYPTANLYFHNVWKIHLSLLKTINEGEDYVKKMAQEMKKKFDKYWDSYSIILAIAVVFDPRYKLIFVRYAFDKIYSLDSTAMEKFNLVKSTLARLFEEYRCMEITEEERGFQSHAIEDNTVGDVLDWEELSMYESSTTTVIQDKSELDLYLEEPRIKDPTKHYDVLAFWKSQGSKYRDLSRMARDVLAIPVSTVASESAFSAGGRVIDKYRSKLLPTNAEALICLRDWMFGVDFRAEPVDDASDLANALGNVLSLDVSGDTNITVEPTQRSSNASTAANV from the exons ATGCCACTCCCACACACAGGAGCTAATATATGTGAAATTGCTTCAAATATGTTGTTGGATTGGGGCATAGAGAAGAAATTGTTCTCTATTACATTAGATAATGCCGGTGCTaacctttgttttattgagcaCTTGAAAAAAAGTTTGGTATTAAAGAAGACATTGTTGTGTAGTGGTGAGTTTTTTCACAATAGATGTTGTGCTCATATATTGAACCTAATTGTACAAGATGGTTTGAAGTGCATTGATGAATCTGTACATTTTGTTCGATCGAGTGTAGCATATGTGAAGGCATCTCAAGCAAGGAAAGTAAAGTTTCTTGAATGCTGCAAACAATTGGATATACCAAGTCAGAAAGGGTTGCATGGGAATGTTTCCACAAGGTGGAACTCGACTTATCACATGCTTGATTCTGCCATTGTCTATCAGACTGCATTTCAACAACTAGAGTTGGtggataaaaattttaaagtgtGTCCAAGTAATGAGGATTGGAAAAAGATTGAACACTTATGTTCCTTTTTGAAGCCTTTTAATGACATTACTGAATTATTGTCTGGATCAAAGTACCCAACAGCAAATTTGTATTTTCATAATGTATGGAAAATACATTTGTCTTTGTTGAAAACGATAAATGAGGGAGAAGACTATGTGAAAAAGATGgcacaagaaatgaaaaagaagtttgATAAGTATTGGGACTCATATAGCATCATTTTAGCTATTGCTGTTGTATTTGATCCTCGTTACAAGCTAATCTTTGTTAGGTATGCTTTTGATAAGATATACAGTTTGGATTCAACAGCAATGGAAAAGTTTAATCTTGTGAAATCGACCTTAGCACGACTCTTTGAAGAGTACCGGTGCATGGAGATAACTGAGGAAGAGAGGGGATTTCAATCACATGCTATTGAGGACAATACAGTTGGAGATGTTTTAGATTGGGAG gaGCTATCTATGTATGAGAGTTCTACTACTACTGTAATACAAGATAAATCCGAATTAGATTTATATCTAGAAGAGCCAAGGATTAAAGATCCGACCAAGCATTATGATGTATTGGCCTTTTGGAAGTCACAAGGATCAAAGTATCGTGATCTTTCTCGGATGGCACGGGATGTGTTGGCTATTCCGGTATCAACTGTTGCTTCTGAATCAGCTTTTAGTGCTGGAGGTAGAGTTATTGACAAATACAGAAGTAAGCTATTGCCTACAAATGCTGAAGCGTTGATTTGCCTTCGAGATTGGATGTTCGGAGTAGACTTTAGAG CTGAACCGGTTGATGATGCCAGTGATTTGGCTAATGCTTTGGGGAATGTGTTGTCTTTGGATGTGAGTGGTGATACTAATATTACAGTAGAACCTACACAAAGATCTTCTAATGCCTCTACTGCAGCTAATGTTTAG
- the LOC122065815 gene encoding zinc finger BED domain-containing protein RICESLEEPER 2-like isoform X2, with amino-acid sequence MPLPHTGANICEIASNMLLDWGIEKKLFSITLDNAGANLCFIEHLKKSLVLKKTLLCSGEFFHNRCCAHILNLIVQDGLKCIDESVHFVRSSVAYVKASQARKVKFLECCKQLDIPSQKGLHGNVSTRWNSTYHMLDSAIVYQTAFQQLELVDKNFKVCPSNEDWKKIEHLCSFLKPFNDITELLSGSKYPTANLYFHNVWKIHLSLLKTINEGEDYVKKMAQEMKKKFDKYWDSYSIILAIAVVFDPRYKLIFVRYAFDKIYSLDSTAMEKFNLVKSTLARLFEEYRCMEITEEERGFQSHAIEDNTVGDVLDWEELSMYESSTTTVIQDKSELDLYLEEPRIKDPTKHYDVLAFWKSQGSKYRDLSRMARDVLAIPVSTVASESAFSAGGRVIDKYRSKLLPTNAEALICLRDWMFGVDFRGGIDVEALQIGRNQDNFESCN; translated from the exons ATGCCACTCCCACACACAGGAGCTAATATATGTGAAATTGCTTCAAATATGTTGTTGGATTGGGGCATAGAGAAGAAATTGTTCTCTATTACATTAGATAATGCCGGTGCTaacctttgttttattgagcaCTTGAAAAAAAGTTTGGTATTAAAGAAGACATTGTTGTGTAGTGGTGAGTTTTTTCACAATAGATGTTGTGCTCATATATTGAACCTAATTGTACAAGATGGTTTGAAGTGCATTGATGAATCTGTACATTTTGTTCGATCGAGTGTAGCATATGTGAAGGCATCTCAAGCAAGGAAAGTAAAGTTTCTTGAATGCTGCAAACAATTGGATATACCAAGTCAGAAAGGGTTGCATGGGAATGTTTCCACAAGGTGGAACTCGACTTATCACATGCTTGATTCTGCCATTGTCTATCAGACTGCATTTCAACAACTAGAGTTGGtggataaaaattttaaagtgtGTCCAAGTAATGAGGATTGGAAAAAGATTGAACACTTATGTTCCTTTTTGAAGCCTTTTAATGACATTACTGAATTATTGTCTGGATCAAAGTACCCAACAGCAAATTTGTATTTTCATAATGTATGGAAAATACATTTGTCTTTGTTGAAAACGATAAATGAGGGAGAAGACTATGTGAAAAAGATGgcacaagaaatgaaaaagaagtttgATAAGTATTGGGACTCATATAGCATCATTTTAGCTATTGCTGTTGTATTTGATCCTCGTTACAAGCTAATCTTTGTTAGGTATGCTTTTGATAAGATATACAGTTTGGATTCAACAGCAATGGAAAAGTTTAATCTTGTGAAATCGACCTTAGCACGACTCTTTGAAGAGTACCGGTGCATGGAGATAACTGAGGAAGAGAGGGGATTTCAATCACATGCTATTGAGGACAATACAGTTGGAGATGTTTTAGATTGGGAG gaGCTATCTATGTATGAGAGTTCTACTACTACTGTAATACAAGATAAATCCGAATTAGATTTATATCTAGAAGAGCCAAGGATTAAAGATCCGACCAAGCATTATGATGTATTGGCCTTTTGGAAGTCACAAGGATCAAAGTATCGTGATCTTTCTCGGATGGCACGGGATGTGTTGGCTATTCCGGTATCAACTGTTGCTTCTGAATCAGCTTTTAGTGCTGGAGGTAGAGTTATTGACAAATACAGAAGTAAGCTATTGCCTACAAATGCTGAAGCGTTGATTTGCCTTCGAGATTGGATGTTCGGAGTAGACTTTAGAG gTGGGATTGATGTTGAAGCACTCCAGATTGGACGAAATCAGGATAATTTTGAGTCATGTAACTAA